A stretch of Pseudomonas sp. LRP2-20 DNA encodes these proteins:
- a CDS encoding Na+/H+ antiporter: MQSAYTVLILLTLVSVSKLVGRVIPLPLPLVQIAAGALLAWPTLGLHVALDPELFLFLFLPPLLFADGWRIPKRELWRIRGPVVALAVGLVLFTVVGAGYFIHWLLPSIPLPVAFALAAVLSPTDAVAVSAITQDRLPTPLMHMLQGEALMNDASGLVTFKFALAAAITGAFSLADASFSFVLVALGGLAVGVGLSWLIGRLRAWMIARGWDDPATHVVFMLLLPFAAYVLAERLGVSGILSAVAAGMMQSWLDLLPRQTSTRLLNRSVWSLLEFAFNGLIFLLLGLQLPDIIKAVVSHETTVWPTLAWRCLDVLAIFAALIVLRFVWVQSIWRSIGVVRRWRGKPALVLMPTARSCWLLTLGGVRGAVTLAGVMSVPLLIGAGQAFPERDLLIFIAAGVILLSLISACIALPFLLRGITKSPDERLHQEVQEAWRRTAEAAIHALEAEEVIDASAPQDAAQATLATELKARLMAEYRDELDSYNDTAEARALAEQMDLLERRLRLRALRAQRLELYNLHRQHLVGDEVVRQVLGELDLSEANLGQVR, encoded by the coding sequence ATGCAGTCCGCCTACACCGTCCTCATCCTGCTGACGCTGGTAAGCGTGTCGAAACTGGTCGGGCGGGTGATCCCGTTGCCGCTGCCACTGGTGCAGATCGCCGCCGGCGCGCTGCTGGCGTGGCCGACGCTGGGCCTGCATGTGGCCCTGGACCCAGAATTGTTCCTGTTCCTGTTCTTGCCGCCACTGCTGTTCGCCGACGGTTGGCGCATCCCCAAGCGCGAATTGTGGCGCATCCGTGGGCCCGTGGTGGCACTGGCCGTGGGGTTGGTGCTGTTCACCGTGGTCGGCGCCGGGTACTTCATCCACTGGCTGCTGCCGAGCATTCCACTGCCGGTGGCCTTCGCCCTGGCCGCCGTGCTGTCGCCCACCGATGCCGTGGCGGTGTCGGCCATCACCCAGGATCGCTTGCCAACCCCGCTGATGCACATGCTGCAAGGTGAGGCGCTGATGAACGATGCCTCCGGTCTGGTGACGTTCAAGTTTGCCCTGGCCGCCGCCATCACCGGGGCGTTCTCGCTGGCCGATGCCAGCTTCAGTTTCGTGCTGGTCGCCCTCGGTGGCCTGGCGGTGGGGGTGGGCCTGAGCTGGCTGATCGGCCGCCTGCGGGCCTGGATGATCGCCCGTGGCTGGGATGACCCGGCCACCCACGTGGTATTCATGCTGCTGTTGCCATTTGCCGCCTATGTGCTGGCTGAACGCCTGGGCGTGTCGGGCATTCTCTCGGCGGTGGCCGCCGGCATGATGCAGAGCTGGCTGGACCTGTTGCCGCGCCAGACCAGCACGCGGCTGCTCAACCGCAGCGTCTGGTCGCTGCTGGAGTTCGCCTTCAATGGCCTTATCTTCCTGCTGTTGGGCCTGCAGCTGCCGGACATCATCAAGGCCGTGGTCAGCCACGAGACCACCGTCTGGCCGACCCTGGCCTGGCGTTGCCTGGATGTGCTGGCGATCTTTGCCGCGTTGATTGTGCTGCGGTTCGTCTGGGTGCAGAGCATCTGGCGCTCGATTGGTGTGGTCCGTCGCTGGCGCGGCAAGCCGGCGCTGGTGTTGATGCCCACTGCGCGCTCCTGCTGGCTGCTGACGTTGGGCGGTGTGCGGGGGGCGGTGACCCTGGCGGGTGTGATGTCGGTGCCCTTGCTGATCGGCGCGGGCCAGGCGTTCCCTGAGCGCGACCTGCTGATCTTCATTGCTGCCGGGGTGATTCTGCTGTCGCTGATCAGTGCCTGTATTGCCCTGCCGTTTTTGTTGCGCGGGATCACCAAGAGCCCGGACGAACGGCTGCATCAGGAAGTGCAGGAAGCCTGGCGGCGTACGGCCGAGGCGGCGATCCATGCGCTTGAGGCTGAAGAAGTGATCGATGCCAGCGCGCCTCAGGATGCGGCCCAGGCGACCTTGGCCACGGAGTTGAAGGCGCGGCTGATGGCCGAATACCGGGATGAGCTGGACAGCTACAACGACACGGCCGAGGCACGGGCACTGGCCGAACAGATGGACTTGCTGGAGCGGCGTTTGCGCTTGCGTGCGCTGCGGGCGCAGCGGCTGGAGCTGTATAACCTGCATCGCCAGCA